In Lactuca sativa cultivar Salinas chromosome 5, Lsat_Salinas_v11, whole genome shotgun sequence, the DNA window atatatatatatatatatatatatatatatgatattcatTTTGGTTACATAAAAGTATGAATTGATTTCCCCTTTCCCTATTGTCTTGATGGAAGGTTTCCTTATATACATGATGATCATAGTCAAACCCTTCTTGTGTCATGTATAAGATCCACCATGAGAGACAAAAGAATAGTTGCTTGAAAAAAAGAAGTTGAATTCAATGTTGCTCACTTATTATCTTGGAGATGCAGAAACTTTTGGAAGAAATGAATGAGGCAAAAGTTGAAGGCAACAAGTTATTTGGAGATGGTTTGTATGAAGAGGCTTTATTGAAGTATGATTATGCCATACAACTTGCACCCGAAATCTCCTCACTTTCAGAAATTAGGTCAATTTGTCACAACAATCGTGCAACATGTTTCTTTAAACTTGTGAGTTCTAATCTTTTACCTTATCAATTAAATTTTGTAGTTATGtgcttatgatatatatatatatatatatatatatatatatatatatatatatatatatatatatatatatatctatggaGTTATATATATGACAGGGGAAGTATGAGGAGTCCATAAAAGAGTGCACAAAAGCATTGGAACTAAACCCTAATTACATGAAAGCTCTTGTTAGAAAAGCAGAAGCCCATGAGAAGCTTGAAAATTATGAAGATGCTATTGCTGGTAATTAAGTTAAATAATTAATACTTTGATTAatcatttctttttgaaatttgttttatTGATATTGTTGTACTTTTTAGGTATGAAGAAAATCTTGGAATTAGATCCTTCAAATAAGCAAGCTAAGAGGACAATTATCCGTTTAGAACCATTGGCTGTAGAAAAACGTGAAAAGATGAAGGAAGAGATGCTtggtattaatattattattataataataataattaagtttaattaacaaaattaaaaaaaatattgaaatatGTGTTTGAATATGTATATTGTAGGGAAGTTGAAAGATATGGGGAACACAATTTTGGGGAAATTTGGGATGAGCGTGGACAATTTTAAAGCGGTAAAAGATCCAAATACCGGCTCTTATTCCATCTCATTTCAGCGTTGAAGACAGACAGACTGGCAGACTGAAAAACAGACAGAGACACAGACAGACAGATGTGTCATTTGAAGGAACATAAACATAATAGTTGTGCATGTGCATACATACCCCTATTCCCTTTACACTATCTTTTTGGTATTAAGATGGAAGCatatgatattaaaaaaaacaatggacattatatattttaattttcatttcatTCTTATTAATTTCAGACGTGTTTGGTATGAACATTATTTTGTATGTTGATTCATTTTCTATAttattttatgtttcatatattgaAAATTAAAAACTACTTTATCCATTATTTAATGATTTAGTTGTTCTTGGTTGCTAAACTTTCTAATTTTATTACAATGGAGTTAAATGATTTCACATTTACAACAATAGTTGCCACTTGCTTTGACACAATCATTATTTGCTGTGAAATTGGCTTTTCGTGTACAATTGAGGTTTCAATGATAAACCACATTATTACAAAAGTACAACAAAAAGAAATATGTCATGTTTACAAGTTCTAACTATTAATTATTACACCAAAAACATATCGATTTCACCTTTTCAGTGTAATCCACCAACTTTATGTccaaataaaatatgaaaaagaaaaaagaattgtTGATGAAAGTGAATGATTCTGTTGCTATCGACTTTGTACTACATGAGCATGAgcatgaacatgaacatgattattattattattagtattattgtTGTTGTCTTCATCACTTTGTTTTTCTGATATCATTTCTGCATGTTGCTCCAGATACTCACTGCTGTTCATTTCTGTCAACCTGTTTTTCATTATTTACACACTCTATTGAAatatttctttatttattataaaaaatcatccctcttttaaaaaaaaaaatctacatACCTACTAATAGTGCGATCTTTTACAAACCCGAGTTCATTGTCAACACAAAGGTCAGAATCGTCATTTTTCCTTGACCTTGATGAGGTTCTAGGTGCCCTACTTTGAGCATCTGAAATAGTCACAATCCTTTCAAAAAGATCAAAAGGAGTCCCCTCAGCTGTACACATCAGCCTTGCCTTATTCTCATACATCACCTGTAATTTATTTTCAATGACaagggtatttacgtctttttcACATACAGAagagaagcaaaaaaaaaaaagaatctcaCATCAACTAGAGTGACAAACCGATGGGCTGCAGTCCTGTTGTGGAGCCCAAAAATTGGCACACCATCCAAAGCCAATGTATGAAACTTTTCTGTCATTAAAAAAATGTCATAACTTTTTTTCTTAAGTAAAtaaattgtttataaattttaaattttttattaaattcacTTACTACATAATCCAAAATAGTCAGCAGCACCAAGTGGTTTGTTACATAATTCctcaaaaggaaaatatgcacatccatttgcacccaatggtACCTactcataaaaaaaataattactataaaataatatgtttattcatatattgtaaaaaaaaaaaacaaattatataaTTACTAATAAATAAGTCAAGGAAACGAGTCTTTCTTGATTAAAATCTTAACTTTTTATAAATCATTAATCCAAACATCACTTTATCCTTATAGTacttaaagaaataaaaaaagaagatgaagatatATATGAAATGACATTTTTACCCTTGTACATGTACCTGTAGTTTTCTACCCATAACAACTTCTGCCACCTGGGGACGAGCTGTATGTTCCCCAACTAAATCTTGAAACTTTTGCAGAAGGAAATCGGATGAGTCATCATTTTTTATGAAGTAGAAACCTTCTTCAGCCTTcatttcaaaaaaattaaaaataaaaaattataaaatatttcggaaatcaaataagttatataacAATAACAACACACTTGAGGAAATTGAATGAATGAGGGCAGATTTGTAATTTgtaaaaagtttaaagagtttagcATCTACCGATGTCCTCTTCCTATAATCTATGGAAGAACCAATTTCATGTATAATGCATCTTTCCTGCATCCATGGACAAAACTAGTAAATAAAGGGTAAAAATGGAATATTGAAAAATTGAGTTTACCTTTAATGTGGCAATGAAGGGTAGAAAAAGATCTCTTTGTAGTCCACGTTCATAAAGATTATCTGGAGCTCGGTTTGATGTAGCAACAAGTATCTATACTTCCCattacaaaatttaaaaaaaaaaaaaaaaattattattattatttagattTATTAATATTGAAGAGAATTTAATTCTTAAAAGATATGCAAAAATTTTATAGATTTTTTTATCACTTACAACACCATTACTAAAAAGATGACCAAATAATCGATTTAGTATTAAAGCATCCGCCACATCATTAACCTGTAATATCAtcattataataaattaataatcattgAACTATTATTATAAATGAATTTCaagtctttttttttatttttttattttttggtttttttgtaACATATTACATACCATAAACTCATCTAAGCATAATAAAATGGATTCATGAGATATTTCTCCTGCAACAACTTCAAGGGGATCAGCAACACCTTTATGCCTCtgcaattatgatttttttttttttaaatataatagaaATAAAGTGACTTTTCTAAATATACCCTTACATGTTAGTTTTTAAATTATATATCTAAATGTCCTTTTATGTCGGTTTTACATTTGTCATCTACTTTTTACCAAACATTATTACTTTATCAGACAGTACAACTAGCTTATCAGCTACCAGCTATTCTGACAAACACAATCTTGGGATTTTTTCCACAACTTTTCCAAATATACCCTTACATGTTagcttttaaattatatatctaAATGCCCTTTTATGTTAGTTTTACATTTTTCATCTACTTTTTACCAAACATTATTACTTTATCAGACAGTacagctagcttatcagctaccAGCTACCAGCTTTATTCTGACAGACATAAAGGAAGCAACTTTACCTGCAAGCGACTGTGTACGGTCAACATGAAGTCATGAAAATGGATCCTATTTTTCCTCCAATTGCTAGGcctaataaattcaaaattacatATAAAGAAGGTAAACCAAATGTTGAATCAATTTCCACgatgagggcatttacgtctttttcacaaacaagagATCAAATTCAAGAGCAAGTCTTTATCCCACCTTATATTAAGTGGAACAACAAACAAGTCCATTTTTTTTTGTCCCATTGACTTCACTATtagtcaaaataaataaataagtaaaaaataATGCTTACAATTGATCATAAAATAAATCCATTAACATGGTTTTTCCAGTTCCAACTCCTCCATAAAGATAAAGTCCTTTCACTGGTGAAATTAAAGATTGAGGCATGAGACGTGACCATAGCCACCTACTCCTGaaatttttaacaaaatatatggaattataaatttataatataaatataaaaattgaaactttttgattTCTTGATATTTGATAATTGATAATTTACCTCTCTTTTTTTCCAGAATCAGAATCACGATCCAAATGACAGGTATCAACTGATTCAACAAGCTCATCATAAAGTCTTTGAATTTCTCTTAAGGTGCCTATCTGTATATTCCcttaattttttaaaaactaaAGGGTGTTTTTGGTATTTCAGAAATAGTTAAAAAAATTTCTAAATTACCTGACTTTTATCACCATCTTCAAGATCACCAGCTTTGATTCTTCTCTCATATTCCACAAGAGGCCCTGATCTTTTCACTTCTGTTATAAACACAACATTGTCATTTTCAACTTTTAACAATAACAAAATGACTAAATTAAGCTTTTGAATTATAATTTTGGAACCTTTATAGTTTACTTCAGCAGCATCGGAAGATATGGTTCTTGAAAACATATAAGAAGAAGGTAGTCCACATTTACAGATATTGTAAGATGATGTAGTGAAATTGCCATTATTTATATATGATCTTTTTGCAACTCCAGTTGATATTTTCTCTCCATGATGTAGAAAAGCAGATCGAATTGGTGAAAAAGATTTAACAAAAgctctcttcatcttcttcactcAAGTTCTTTGATGTCGATTTAAAAAGATGACCACTCCCAATGAAGGTAAACTTCAGGGGAGGGTCTCAAGAATCCTGAACAACAGAACAATTGGTAATAAAATTACAGAGATAATTAGGAATAAGGAATATATTCGATGATAAAACATAAAATTGGAGCTCATTCATGACTTGTAGTGGTCAAATTGATTAACTTTTAAccacaattaattaaattattttgacTTGGTCATTGTTTGCATGAGAACCCGCCTTAAAAGTTAGTTAAGAAAACCAAAATTTGAAGTTTTACGTAAATCTCAAGATAACTATCATCAAGCTGACAAAATCTCGAAGAAAAAAGGTGTAATACATTAAAACCATATAAGAATCGGAAAAGGTCAAACGTTTGTTCTATTGTTGACTTTCGAGAAATCCGACCAATGGAAATATCATATGATTCCTGGAAATGAAACTATTGAGGCGTGCGAGAATCAAAAGCTAAAGAAACCGAAAACAAACCTGAATTCGGGTGGATAGGCTTTCGAAAAGTGCAACACAGATAATTGAATTGAAGTCTGCGAGGGGGAGCTGCGTTTAGAAGATTGAGCAATTCGCTGTTGATATGTTATCCGAATGGAGGTTAAATACCGATAAGGGTCTGATAAATATAAATCTTTTGTAATGATCAGAAAAATATGAAGAACCCTAAATTTATGGAACTCCCTGAAGTTGGTGGAGAGAAAGAGAACCCTGTTTTGTTGGAAAGAGACAATGGGAATGGGATCTGCGTTGGGTCATGatcttttttatattttgttccTTTGACTCAATTATCCGAAATGGTCCCTGTACTATTCTTCATTCAATAGTTTTGTCCTTCACAAAAAAAAGGTCCTTTAATGAAGAATTTTATCTTGATTATGTAGAGAAACAATCAATTAAACATGACAACTAATTGATTATGTAGAGAAACAATCAATTAAACATGACAACTAAATGTTAGAAACTCTCAATAGTCTGTTGTTAAATATGTTTGTCATATCAGTTGTCATGTAACGATATAATTATTGaatgaacacataaaaa includes these proteins:
- the LOC111920644 gene encoding uncharacterized protein LOC111920644, with the protein product MVVLEPIPSTDDEPKRSKSTTVAAGSVDSGSGDKANGAGVDMKSDNRVTADGYASDGFETASETEVGDDEIVSDDNNNSNDSIEHQQHHPEELSVASKDQCFEDTLDEDELKQKLLEEMNEAKVEGNKLFGDGLYEEALLKYDYAIQLAPEISSLSEIRSICHNNRATCFFKLGKYEESIKECTKALELNPNYMKALVRKAEAHEKLENYEDAIAGMKKILELDPSNKQAKRTIIRLEPLAVEKREKMKEEMLGKLKDMGNTILGKFGMSVDNFKAVKDPNTGSYSISFQR
- the LOC111920633 gene encoding uncharacterized protein LOC111920633; its protein translation is MKRAFVKSFSPIRSAFLHHGEKISTGVAKRSYINNGNFTTSSYNICKCGLPSSYMFSRTISSDAAEVNYKEVKRSGPLVEYERRIKAGDLEDGDKSQIGTLREIQRLYDELVESVDTCHLDRDSDSGKKERSRWLWSRLMPQSLISPVKGLYLYGGVGTGKTMLMDLFYDQLPSNWRKNRIHFHDFMLTVHSRLQRHKGVADPLEVVAGEISHESILLCLDEFMVNDVADALILNRLFGHLFSNGVILVATSNRAPDNLYERGLQRDLFLPFIATLKERCIIHEIGSSIDYRKRTSAEEGFYFIKNDDSSDFLLQKFQDLVGEHTARPQVAEVVMGRKLQVPLGANGCAYFPFEELCNKPLGAADYFGLCKKFHTLALDGVPIFGLHNRTAAHRFVTLVDVMYENKARLMCTAEGTPFDLFERIVTISDAQSRAPRTSSRSRKNDDSDLCVDNELGFVKDRTISRLTEMNSSEYLEQHAEMISEKQSDEDNNNNTNNNNNHVHVHAHAHVVQSR